One part of the Prochlorococcus marinus str. MIT 9313 genome encodes these proteins:
- the psb29 gene encoding photosystem II biogenesis protein Psp29 gives MSDRKTIADSKRAFNHDFPHVIPSLYRRTTDELLVELHLLSHQKHFHPDALFAIGLSQVFDVFTSGYRPEAHVKTLFDALCRSCGFDPNALRKQAQQTLESVRGHDLEEVQGWIQQQGKGAPEALAKALRNTAGSTTFHYSRLMAVGLLSLLASAQGDESSDPEKLSQIAHELSESVGFSKARVEKDLNLYKSNLEKMAQAVELTEQILESERRKREQNESAKLNTGSSEQMSQGVEACSNIS, from the coding sequence TTGAGTGACCGAAAGACCATTGCTGACAGCAAACGTGCGTTTAATCATGATTTCCCTCATGTCATCCCCTCGCTGTACAGACGTACAACCGATGAACTTCTTGTCGAGCTGCATCTCCTGAGCCATCAGAAGCATTTCCACCCAGACGCACTCTTTGCTATTGGCCTTAGCCAAGTTTTTGATGTCTTCACGAGTGGTTACCGACCAGAAGCTCACGTCAAGACGTTGTTCGATGCCCTATGTCGAAGCTGCGGCTTCGACCCAAATGCTTTGCGCAAGCAGGCCCAACAAACTCTTGAGTCGGTACGGGGTCACGATCTTGAGGAGGTCCAAGGCTGGATCCAACAACAAGGCAAAGGGGCTCCTGAAGCTCTCGCCAAGGCATTGCGTAATACTGCTGGTAGCACCACTTTTCATTACTCACGCCTAATGGCCGTGGGGTTGCTCAGCCTTCTCGCATCTGCCCAAGGTGATGAATCATCTGATCCCGAAAAACTAAGCCAAATCGCCCATGAACTAAGTGAATCAGTTGGATTCTCCAAAGCCAGAGTTGAAAAAGATCTGAACCTCTACAAGTCCAACCTCGAGAAGATGGCCCAGGCTGTAGAACTAACTGAACAAATTCTAGAATCTGAACGTCGCAAACGGGAACAAAATGAATCTGCAAAACTCAACACTGGATCATCAGAGCAAATGTCTCAGGGGGTTGAAGCTTGTTCCAATATCAGCTGA
- the clpP gene encoding ATP-dependent Clp endopeptidase proteolytic subunit ClpP, with product MKTEQSSMIPIVIEESGRGERAFDIYSRLLRERIIFLGEPVTSDSANRIVAQMLFLEAEDPEKDIYLYINSPGGSVYDGLGIFDTMQHVKPDVQTVCVGLAASMGAFLLCAGAMGKRSSLQHSRIMIHQPLGGARGQASDIRIQADEILFLKDRLNRVLADRTGQPLERIQEDTDRDFFMSPAEAVGYGLVDSVIDKRPVHSVN from the coding sequence GTGAAAACCGAGCAGAGCAGCATGATCCCGATTGTGATTGAAGAGTCGGGCCGCGGGGAAAGGGCCTTCGATATTTATTCGCGCCTTTTGCGTGAACGGATCATCTTTCTTGGCGAGCCTGTGACAAGTGATTCGGCAAATCGAATTGTTGCTCAGATGTTGTTCTTGGAGGCGGAAGATCCTGAAAAAGATATCTATTTGTATATCAATTCACCAGGAGGTTCAGTATATGATGGCCTCGGAATATTTGACACAATGCAGCATGTCAAGCCAGATGTTCAAACAGTATGTGTAGGGCTTGCAGCAAGTATGGGAGCGTTCCTCCTCTGCGCTGGGGCAATGGGTAAACGCAGCAGTTTGCAACATTCTAGAATTATGATTCATCAGCCGCTTGGTGGTGCCAGAGGGCAAGCGAGTGATATTCGTATTCAGGCTGATGAGATTCTCTTCCTAAAGGATCGATTGAACCGAGTATTAGCAGATCGTACAGGTCAACCTCTAGAGAGAATTCAAGAAGATACCGATCGAGATTTTTTCATGTCTCCCGCAGAAGCTGTTGGCTATGGACTTGTCGATAGTGTGATCGATAAGCGTCCGGTTCATTCAGTCAATTGA